In a genomic window of Ranitomeya imitator isolate aRanImi1 chromosome 5, aRanImi1.pri, whole genome shotgun sequence:
- the LOC138680978 gene encoding interleukin-17F-like isoform X2: MDILTAPRKFSALLLLLGITTLLSVQCLDLHHPKKGVCPPITKLPTTVKVSLNLTGQDSMLLSGDVIKRSTSPWEYSYDRNINRHPIVIAEAKCEMAGCMDANGNVVHSLNSVPIRQEIFVLHREIKGCVPVFKLEKKMVTVGCTCVRPIIQEQL; the protein is encoded by the exons ATGGACATCCTGACTGCACCCCGCAAG TTCTCAGCCCTTTTGCTTCTCCTCGGAATCACCACCTTGTTGTCCGTCCAGTGTCTGGATCTTCATCATCCCAAGAAAGGAGTCTGTCCTCCCATCACAAAGCTCCCGACTACAGTGAAAGTCAGCCTGAACTTGACAGGACAGGACTCCATGCTCCTGAGTGGGGATGTGATTAAGCGCTCCACCTCTCCATGGGAGTACAG CTATGACAGAAATATAAACCGCCACCCTATTGTCATTGCCGAAGCCAAGTGTGAGATGGCCGGATGCATGGATGCCAACGGAAACGTGGTCCACAGCCTGAATTCCGTCCCCATTAGGCAAGAGATCTTCGTCCTTCACCGTGAGATAAAAGGATGCGTCCCCGTCTTCAAACTGGAGAAAAAGATGGTGACTGTGGGCTGCACCTGTGTACGACCCATCATCCAAGAGCAGCTATAA
- the LOC138680978 gene encoding interleukin-17A-like isoform X1 has protein sequence MDVVSAEHLESAGWLQAFSALLLLLGITTLLSVQCLDLHHPKKGVCPPITKLPTTVKVSLNLTGQDSMLLSGDVIKRSTSPWEYSYDRNINRHPIVIAEAKCEMAGCMDANGNVVHSLNSVPIRQEIFVLHREIKGCVPVFKLEKKMVTVGCTCVRPIIQEQL, from the exons ATGGACGTTGTCTCGGCTGAGCAcctcgaatctgccggctggctgcAAGCT TTCTCAGCCCTTTTGCTTCTCCTCGGAATCACCACCTTGTTGTCCGTCCAGTGTCTGGATCTTCATCATCCCAAGAAAGGAGTCTGTCCTCCCATCACAAAGCTCCCGACTACAGTGAAAGTCAGCCTGAACTTGACAGGACAGGACTCCATGCTCCTGAGTGGGGATGTGATTAAGCGCTCCACCTCTCCATGGGAGTACAG CTATGACAGAAATATAAACCGCCACCCTATTGTCATTGCCGAAGCCAAGTGTGAGATGGCCGGATGCATGGATGCCAACGGAAACGTGGTCCACAGCCTGAATTCCGTCCCCATTAGGCAAGAGATCTTCGTCCTTCACCGTGAGATAAAAGGATGCGTCCCCGTCTTCAAACTGGAGAAAAAGATGGTGACTGTGGGCTGCACCTGTGTACGACCCATCATCCAAGAGCAGCTATAA